Proteins found in one Populus alba chromosome 14, ASM523922v2, whole genome shotgun sequence genomic segment:
- the LOC118041092 gene encoding transcription factor MYB2 isoform X1: protein MDARVRKHGLASTEDQDMGTRKGPWTVEEDSLLAHYINNHGEGHWNTAARCAGLKRTGKSCRLRWLNYLRPNVRRGNITLQEQLLILQLHSRWGNRWSKIAQQLPGRTDNEIKNYWRTRVQKQAKQLKCDVNSKQFRDTMRYAWIPRLIERIQAESESPVDQPIISSPTYHSSQIDIPVAASESGSDLISPNFMPDISGSCTYSDSLDAQVSSGSDLTNSQNPPCSHYTQNGACSYPENDSVSWDWDQHGVDMQGMEQGRYGLTGGGDSMENLWGEENIWFLHHQLM from the exons ATGGATGCTCGAGTAAGAAAGCATGGTCTAGCAAGTACTGAAGATCAGGATATGGGCACGAGGAAGGGACCATGGACTGTTGAGGAAGACTCCTTGCTTGCTCATTACATTAACAACCATGGTGAAGGTCACTGGAATACTGCTGCTCGCTGTGCAG GGCTGAAGCGGACAGGTAAAAGCTGCAGATTAAGATGGTTAAACTACTTGCGCCCAAACGTTAGACGTGGGAACATAACCCTTCAAGAGCAGCTCTTGATTCTTCAACTCCATTCTCGCTGGGGCAATAG GTGGTCGAAAATAGCACAGCAGTTACCAGGCAGAACGGACAACGAGATAAAAAACTACTGGAGAACCAGGGTCCAGAAGCAGGCAAAGCAGCTTAAATGTGATGTTAATAGCAAGCAATTTCGAGACACCATGCGTTATGCTTGGATACCCCGGCTAATTGAAAGGATTCAGGCTGAATCCGAATCTCCGGTGGATCAACCCATCATCAGCTCTCCCACTTACCATTCCAGCCAGATTGACATCCCAGTTGCTGCAAGTGAATCCGGGTCGGATTTGATCAGCCCGAATTTCATGCCCGATATATCGGGTAGCTGTACTTACTCAGACTCCTTGGATGCCCAGGTTTCTTCCGGGTCGGACCtgacaaattctcaaaacccacCCTGTAGTCACTATACGCAAAACGGGGCATGCTCGTACCCGGAAAATGATTCGGTGTCATGGGATTGGGACCAGCATGGAGTGGATATGCAAGGCATGGAGCAAGGAAGATATGGCTTAACAGGTGGCGGTGACTCCATGGAGAATTTGTGGGGTGAAGAGAATATTTGGTTCTTGCATCATCAGCTAATGTGA
- the LOC118041092 gene encoding transcription factor MYB78 isoform X2: MDARVRKHGLASTEDQDMGTRKGPWTVEEDSLLAHYINNHGEGHWNTAARCAGLKRTGKSCRLRWLNYLRPNVRRGNITLQEQLLILQLHSRWGNRWSKIAQQLPGRTDNEIKNYWRTRVQKQAKQLKCDVNSKQFRDTMRYAWIPRLIERIQAESESPVDQPIISSPTYHSSQIDIPVAVSSGSDLTNSQNPPCSHYTQNGACSYPENDSVSWDWDQHGVDMQGMEQGRYGLTGGGDSMENLWGEENIWFLHHQLM; the protein is encoded by the exons ATGGATGCTCGAGTAAGAAAGCATGGTCTAGCAAGTACTGAAGATCAGGATATGGGCACGAGGAAGGGACCATGGACTGTTGAGGAAGACTCCTTGCTTGCTCATTACATTAACAACCATGGTGAAGGTCACTGGAATACTGCTGCTCGCTGTGCAG GGCTGAAGCGGACAGGTAAAAGCTGCAGATTAAGATGGTTAAACTACTTGCGCCCAAACGTTAGACGTGGGAACATAACCCTTCAAGAGCAGCTCTTGATTCTTCAACTCCATTCTCGCTGGGGCAATAG GTGGTCGAAAATAGCACAGCAGTTACCAGGCAGAACGGACAACGAGATAAAAAACTACTGGAGAACCAGGGTCCAGAAGCAGGCAAAGCAGCTTAAATGTGATGTTAATAGCAAGCAATTTCGAGACACCATGCGTTATGCTTGGATACCCCGGCTAATTGAAAGGATTCAGGCTGAATCCGAATCTCCGGTGGATCAACCCATCATCAGCTCTCCCACTTACCATTCCAGCCAGATTGACATCCCAGTTGCT GTTTCTTCCGGGTCGGACCtgacaaattctcaaaacccacCCTGTAGTCACTATACGCAAAACGGGGCATGCTCGTACCCGGAAAATGATTCGGTGTCATGGGATTGGGACCAGCATGGAGTGGATATGCAAGGCATGGAGCAAGGAAGATATGGCTTAACAGGTGGCGGTGACTCCATGGAGAATTTGTGGGGTGAAGAGAATATTTGGTTCTTGCATCATCAGCTAATGTGA